A region from the Catellatospora sp. TT07R-123 genome encodes:
- a CDS encoding 4a-hydroxytetrahydrobiopterin dehydratase, whose protein sequence is MGAVWRRGRRRDYLSDALSQLTGWVHEGDCLKRTLPLDDTQHAVLTERISVAADTFGVRPHIRRLDGRTQIQLCVDDGGMFTDAEIGMAARVEAAYQSLRD, encoded by the coding sequence ATGGGCGCAGTCTGGAGACGGGGCCGACGGCGCGATTACCTCAGCGACGCACTATCCCAACTCACCGGCTGGGTCCACGAGGGCGACTGCCTCAAACGCACCCTGCCGCTCGACGACACCCAGCACGCGGTGCTCACCGAGCGGATCTCGGTCGCGGCCGACACGTTCGGCGTCCGCCCCCACATCCGCCGCCTCGACGGGCGTACGCAGATCCAGCTCTGCGTCGACGACGGCGGCATGTTCACCGACGCCGAGATCGGCATGGCCGCCCGCGTAGAGGCCGCCTACCAGTCCCTGCGCGACTGA
- a CDS encoding pentapeptide repeat-containing protein codes for MRNLVTTDGVIPRWMKSADKGKPAKLVRFPFALAAVILSAIVMLSGTGVLLWLGLGSPTLGVGQQPVATAPVSPTPAASGQLTTQDQLNMVQIALIITGGLGGVVALVVAYRKQRIAEDAHRWGEETNQRAIEASRRDDTRLFNERFTAASAQLGHESAAVRLAGAYAIAGLADDWEAGRQTCIEVLCAYLRMPYQPDPDATIAPAWKQGEREVRWSIISIIRDHLQDHTDNPDLQAHTWQGRNLDFTGATFDGGNFTNAHFTGTTSFSGATFSGGEVGFGGATFSGGEVGFGGATFSGSTVGFVRATFSGSTVGFDRAEFSGGKVWFGGATFSGGEVGFAEATFSGGEVGFFGATFSGGTVGFDRAKFSGSTVGFDRAEFSGGKVWFGGATFSGGTVGFGGATFSGGTVGFGGATFSGSTVGFDRAEFSGGKVWFGGATFSGGKVWFFGATFSGSTVRFVRATFSGGEVWFGGATFSGGTVDLSHVRGYQVPPQFDTWTTPPTGLQLPQGSEQAAEPPHAEQQSTTLEDSDGRTDEPQPIRDEPRQED; via the coding sequence ATGCGCAACCTGGTTACAACAGACGGTGTGATTCCTCGATGGATGAAGAGCGCCGACAAAGGTAAGCCCGCCAAACTGGTGAGGTTCCCGTTCGCGTTGGCCGCAGTGATCCTCTCCGCGATCGTCATGCTCAGCGGTACCGGGGTGCTCCTGTGGCTCGGACTCGGCTCGCCAACCCTCGGTGTGGGTCAACAGCCAGTCGCCACGGCTCCGGTGAGCCCGACGCCAGCGGCATCAGGGCAGCTGACCACGCAGGACCAGCTGAACATGGTGCAGATAGCGCTCATCATCACTGGCGGACTCGGCGGTGTCGTCGCCCTGGTCGTGGCCTACCGCAAACAGCGCATCGCCGAGGACGCACACCGCTGGGGCGAGGAGACCAACCAACGCGCCATCGAAGCCAGCAGACGGGACGACACCAGGCTGTTCAACGAACGCTTCACCGCCGCCAGCGCCCAACTCGGCCACGAATCAGCCGCCGTACGACTCGCAGGCGCCTACGCCATCGCCGGACTCGCCGACGACTGGGAAGCAGGCCGCCAAACCTGCATCGAAGTCCTGTGCGCCTACCTGCGCATGCCCTACCAGCCCGACCCCGACGCCACCATCGCACCCGCCTGGAAACAAGGCGAACGCGAGGTCCGATGGTCCATCATCAGCATCATCCGAGATCACCTCCAAGACCACACCGATAACCCGGATCTGCAAGCACACACCTGGCAAGGCCGCAACCTCGACTTCACGGGCGCCACCTTTGACGGCGGCAACTTCACCAACGCCCACTTCACCGGAACCACCTCCTTCAGCGGGGCGACATTCTCGGGCGGCGAGGTCGGGTTCGGCGGGGCAACATTCTCCGGCGGCGAGGTCGGGTTCGGCGGGGCGACATTCTCCGGCAGCACGGTCGGGTTCGTCAGGGCGACATTCTCCGGCAGCACGGTCGGGTTCGACCGGGCAGAGTTCTCTGGCGGCAAGGTCTGGTTCGGCGGGGCGACGTTCTCTGGCGGCGAGGTCGGGTTCGCCGAGGCGACGTTCTCGGGCGGCGAGGTCGGGTTCTTCGGGGCGACATTCTCCGGCGGCACGGTCGGGTTCGACCGGGCAAAGTTCTCCGGCAGCACGGTCGGGTTCGACCGGGCAGAGTTCTCTGGCGGCAAGGTCTGGTTCGGCGGGGCGACGTTCTCCGGCGGCACGGTCGGGTTCGGCGGGGCGACATTCTCCGGCGGCACGGTCGGGTTCGGCGGAGCGACATTCTCCGGCAGCACAGTCGGGTTCGACCGGGCAGAGTTCTCTGGCGGCAAGGTCTGGTTCGGCGGGGCGACGTTCTCCGGCGGCAAGGTCTGGTTCTTCGGGGCGACATTCTCCGGCAGCACGGTCAGGTTCGTCAGGGCGACGTTCTCCGGCGGCGAGGTCTGGTTCGGCGGGGCGACGTTCTCCGGCGGCACGGTCGACCTATCGCACGTGCGCGGCTATCAGGTGCCTCCGCAGTTCGACACCTGGACCACACCGCCGACAGGACTACAGCTCCCGCAAGGCAGCGAACAGGCAGCAGAACCACCTCACGCCGAGCAACAGTCGACGACACTAGAAGACAGCGACGGCAGAACGGACGAGCCACAGCCAATACGAGACGAACCCCGCCAAGAGGACTGA
- a CDS encoding GntR family transcriptional regulator, protein MANFSGRPAYLQIADDLRSRILDGALRGGDKLPTEAEMMADYGVSRIVVRQAIDVIRGEGLVVSQRGVGVFVRDQQPRTRRILGDLYAQRATGSPFAAAARASGQSPEWEYQSRQTTAPQAIAERLGIESGADVMRTHYRFFADNQPVMLSTSYESLDLTRGTPVEHPEAGQVKGVVARMDSIGVHITHVIEDVQARAPRPYEAEALQVPAGVPVLYVERTYFEGQRPVETADIIVSADRYTFSYAVPIPIRSTNR, encoded by the coding sequence ATGGCTAACTTCTCGGGGCGACCCGCATACCTCCAGATCGCAGATGATCTCCGCAGTCGGATCCTCGACGGCGCACTAAGGGGTGGGGACAAGCTCCCAACTGAAGCCGAGATGATGGCCGACTACGGCGTCTCACGCATCGTCGTACGGCAGGCGATCGACGTCATTCGTGGCGAAGGCCTCGTGGTGTCTCAGCGTGGTGTTGGCGTGTTCGTTCGCGACCAGCAACCGCGCACGCGGCGCATCCTCGGTGACCTCTACGCCCAGCGGGCGACGGGCTCTCCGTTCGCGGCGGCTGCACGGGCGTCGGGACAGAGCCCCGAGTGGGAGTACCAGTCGCGGCAGACCACCGCACCTCAGGCGATCGCCGAACGACTGGGCATCGAGTCGGGCGCTGACGTGATGCGAACGCACTACCGATTCTTCGCCGACAATCAGCCAGTGATGCTGTCGACGTCATACGAGTCGCTGGACCTAACTCGCGGTACTCCTGTTGAGCACCCGGAGGCCGGGCAGGTCAAGGGCGTTGTGGCGCGGATGGACTCGATCGGAGTCCACATCACTCACGTCATTGAAGACGTCCAGGCAAGGGCGCCTCGCCCGTACGAGGCAGAAGCGTTGCAGGTGCCCGCAGGGGTTCCTGTGCTGTATGTGGAGCGGACCTATTTTGAGGGGCAGCGGCCAGTCGAGACAGCCGACATTATTGTCAGCGCTGATCGCTACACGTTCTCCTATGCCGTTCCTATTCCGATTCGGTCCACAAATCGCTAA
- a CDS encoding replication initiator: MPIARDVLKGLAENNGVCVNPMPFRRTDLETGRTEVVDIPCRARLASKCKPCAERERRLRRQQIREGWHLDDEPAVPVELPADDVIALVTTRAHLEFDRAALAFEQLAPAERAAQLADIDAAAADIDEQLATCRIRGALVPNPDAVPKRVRSTRRRADAVDLPKLPVEAKTVGRVYRGRDGKTHRPSTLLTLTLGSHGAVHSAHRRGNWVAQCECGRLHADWDPLIGTPVDPDSYDYRRAALDAIHFARVLDRFWQNLRRAAGWNVQYAGAVELQKRFAPHAHFAVRGTVPRALMRQVAAATYHQVWWPHFDQPVYDVGGKVPVWNVEVGAYCDPHSGAPLATWQAALDALDDEDATPADVIRLGRVDARGIEHGTKDAERAIRYVTKYLTKDLVDATHARTDPQQAHFDRLHAELSVLPCSPTCSNWLLYGVQPDGAKPGLTPGRCAGKVHQRTTLGFTGRRVLVSRQWSGKTLADHRADNRAWVRTVLAGALADDETPQPEDTRRFTFERARPEDPDVDSLAVRLMRSISERRRWHTELEHARTTALPTSTAQLTLAA, translated from the coding sequence ATGCCGATCGCCCGTGACGTGCTCAAGGGCTTGGCCGAAAACAACGGCGTGTGTGTGAACCCGATGCCGTTCCGGCGTACCGATCTGGAGACCGGCCGGACCGAGGTCGTCGACATCCCGTGCCGGGCGCGGCTGGCGTCCAAGTGCAAGCCGTGCGCCGAGCGTGAGCGGCGTCTTCGGCGTCAGCAGATCCGCGAGGGCTGGCACCTGGACGACGAACCGGCCGTGCCGGTGGAGCTGCCCGCCGACGACGTGATCGCGCTGGTGACCACGCGGGCGCATCTGGAGTTCGACCGCGCAGCCCTCGCGTTCGAGCAGCTGGCCCCTGCGGAGCGGGCCGCGCAGCTGGCCGACATCGACGCCGCCGCTGCCGACATCGATGAGCAGCTGGCGACGTGCCGCATCCGTGGCGCCCTGGTCCCCAACCCCGACGCCGTCCCGAAGCGGGTCCGGTCGACCCGCCGCCGGGCAGATGCGGTGGACCTGCCGAAGCTGCCGGTGGAGGCGAAGACGGTCGGCCGGGTCTACCGCGGTCGCGACGGCAAGACGCACCGGCCCTCGACCCTGCTCACTCTCACCCTGGGTTCGCATGGTGCGGTGCACTCGGCGCATCGTCGCGGCAACTGGGTCGCGCAGTGCGAGTGCGGTCGGCTGCACGCCGACTGGGACCCGCTGATCGGCACCCCGGTCGACCCCGACAGCTACGACTACCGCCGGGCGGCCCTGGACGCGATCCACTTCGCGCGGGTCCTGGACCGGTTCTGGCAGAACCTGCGCCGGGCGGCGGGCTGGAACGTGCAGTACGCCGGGGCGGTGGAGTTGCAGAAGCGGTTCGCTCCGCACGCGCACTTCGCGGTGCGTGGCACGGTTCCGCGTGCGCTGATGCGGCAGGTCGCGGCCGCGACGTACCACCAGGTGTGGTGGCCGCACTTCGACCAGCCCGTGTACGACGTCGGCGGGAAGGTGCCGGTGTGGAACGTCGAGGTCGGCGCCTACTGCGACCCGCACAGCGGCGCTCCATTGGCGACGTGGCAAGCCGCCCTTGACGCCCTGGACGACGAGGACGCCACCCCCGCCGATGTGATCCGGCTCGGCCGGGTGGACGCGCGAGGGATCGAGCACGGGACGAAGGACGCTGAGCGGGCGATCCGGTACGTGACGAAGTACCTGACCAAGGACCTGGTCGACGCCACGCACGCCCGCACCGACCCGCAGCAGGCGCACTTCGACCGGCTGCACGCCGAGCTGTCGGTGCTGCCGTGCTCTCCGACGTGCTCCAACTGGCTGCTGTACGGCGTGCAGCCGGACGGCGCCAAGCCTGGGCTCACCCCGGGCCGCTGCGCCGGGAAGGTCCACCAGCGCACGACGCTCGGGTTCACCGGACGCCGGGTCCTCGTGTCGCGCCAGTGGTCGGGCAAGACCCTGGCCGACCACCGCGCCGACAACCGCGCCTGGGTCCGCACGGTTCTGGCCGGCGCCTTAGCCGACGACGAGACGCCCCAGCCCGAGGACACCCGCCGCTTCACCTTCGAGCGGGCACGGCCCGAAGACCCGGACGTGGACAGCCTCGCTGTGCGGCTCATGCGCTCCATCTCCGAACGCCGCCGCTGGCACACCGAACTCGAACACGCCCGCACCACCGCACTACCAACCAGCACCGCCCAACTCACCCTCGCCGCTTGA
- a CDS encoding helix-turn-helix domain-containing protein: MPLLLEVPAAAKLLGISRSAAYRATASGELPSRRLGGRVYVVTGKLLDLVEES; the protein is encoded by the coding sequence ATGCCCCTGCTCCTGGAGGTCCCTGCGGCGGCGAAGCTGCTGGGCATCTCCCGTTCCGCCGCCTACCGGGCCACCGCGTCCGGCGAACTGCCCTCCCGCCGCCTCGGCGGCCGGGTCTACGTCGTCACCGGCAAGTTGCTCGACCTCGTGGAGGAGTCATGA
- a CDS encoding AlpA family transcriptional regulator, which yields MTTAALWSIQETASYLRLPVGTLYQWRYRKTGPRSYKVGRHLRYDPAEVRAWLAKQVG from the coding sequence ATGACCACTGCCGCGCTCTGGTCAATCCAGGAGACCGCCTCTTACCTGCGGCTTCCGGTCGGGACGCTGTACCAGTGGCGATACCGCAAGACCGGCCCAAGGTCGTACAAGGTCGGTCGGCACCTGCGGTACGACCCGGCCGAGGTCCGCGCATGGCTCGCCAAGCAGGTGGGCTGA
- a CDS encoding site-specific integrase — protein MDKRVRNGKTTYLARWRDDAGRQRKKAFDRKVDADRYLKEIEADLLRGQYVDPTDRTTVIEYARVWAAGRVHRPTTARRVAGQIEKHIAGTSLGNRRLAAVLPSEVQAWAAGRAKVLSPTTLRNLVGLLRSIYAAAVLDRLVGRSPVVRVSLPAAHRERIVPLTVREVVLLVSAMPDRNRAMVVTQAGLGLRIGELLGLRRVDIDFDRQTVRVEFQIAPASKVRSEPKTRRSRRTVPLPQVVADALTNHLGKYPAAEDGTLFTTRFGAAYSHNYYGTVIFRTAVRRAGLPSTVTSHDLRHHYASVLLAQGESVVAVAERLGHENANLVLSTYGHLMPDSEARTRKAIDDAWSCAPDVPQDEGHNP, from the coding sequence GTGGACAAGCGCGTCCGGAACGGCAAGACGACCTACCTTGCCCGCTGGCGTGACGACGCGGGCCGCCAGCGGAAGAAGGCCTTCGACCGGAAGGTCGACGCAGACAGGTACCTCAAGGAGATCGAAGCTGACCTGCTCCGGGGTCAGTACGTCGATCCCACCGACCGCACGACGGTGATCGAGTACGCGCGGGTGTGGGCTGCTGGCCGGGTTCACCGCCCGACCACTGCCCGCCGCGTAGCTGGCCAGATCGAGAAGCACATCGCCGGAACGTCTCTCGGCAACCGGCGTCTCGCAGCCGTCCTGCCCTCGGAGGTGCAGGCGTGGGCTGCGGGCCGCGCCAAGGTCCTCTCACCCACGACGCTCCGGAACCTGGTCGGGCTGCTGCGGTCCATCTACGCCGCAGCGGTCCTTGACCGCCTGGTTGGCCGCTCCCCCGTCGTCCGGGTATCGCTACCTGCGGCGCATCGGGAACGGATCGTGCCGCTGACCGTGCGCGAAGTGGTGCTCCTTGTTTCGGCAATGCCTGATCGGAACCGCGCGATGGTGGTCACGCAGGCCGGGCTCGGTCTCCGCATCGGGGAGCTGCTGGGCCTGCGCAGGGTCGACATCGACTTCGACCGCCAGACGGTCCGCGTCGAGTTCCAGATCGCTCCTGCGTCAAAGGTCCGCTCGGAGCCGAAGACCAGGCGTAGCCGCCGGACGGTGCCGCTGCCGCAGGTCGTCGCCGACGCTCTGACCAACCATCTCGGCAAGTACCCTGCGGCCGAGGACGGCACGCTGTTCACGACCCGCTTCGGCGCGGCCTACAGCCACAACTACTACGGGACGGTCATCTTCCGGACGGCCGTCCGCAGAGCTGGGCTCCCCAGCACCGTCACGTCACACGACCTGCGGCACCACTACGCCTCGGTACTGCTGGCGCAGGGCGAATCGGTGGTCGCGGTCGCCGAACGGCTCGGGCACGAGAACGCCAACCTGGTGCTGTCGACGTACGGCCACCTGATGCCGGACTCGGAGGCACGGACCCGGAAGGCGATCGATGACGCGTGGTCATGTGCCCCGGATGTGCCCCAGGACGAGGGGCACAATCCGTGA
- the ychF gene encoding redox-regulated ATPase YchF codes for MSLSIGIVGLPNVGKSTLFNALTRNDVLAANYPFATIEPNVGVVGLPDPRLDKLAEMYSSQKILPAPVSFTDIAGLVKGASKGQGRGNAFLANIRDCDAICQVVRAFSDPNVVHVDGKVSPKDDIDTINTELMLADLQTVEKALPRLEKEAKVKKERAGIFAAAKAAREVLDSGTTLFAGAAKAGIDLAELRELHLMTAKPFLYVFNVDEAELGNEDFLNELRALVAPAEAVFMDAKIESELIDLSPEDAAEMLASIGQSEPGLNQLIRVGFGTLGLQTYLTAGPKEARAWTVPVGATAPEAAGVIHSDFQRGFIKAEIVAYDDLMAAGSMSAAKAAGKVRIEGKEYIMADGDVVEFRFNV; via the coding sequence GTGAGCCTTTCCATCGGTATCGTCGGCCTGCCCAACGTCGGCAAGAGCACCCTGTTCAACGCGCTGACCCGCAACGACGTGCTCGCGGCGAACTACCCGTTCGCCACCATCGAGCCCAACGTCGGCGTCGTCGGGCTGCCCGATCCGCGGCTGGACAAGCTGGCCGAGATGTACAGCTCGCAGAAGATCCTGCCCGCGCCGGTGAGCTTCACCGACATCGCCGGCCTGGTCAAGGGCGCCTCCAAGGGCCAGGGCCGAGGCAACGCGTTCCTCGCGAACATCCGCGACTGCGATGCGATCTGCCAGGTGGTGCGGGCCTTCAGCGACCCCAACGTCGTACACGTCGACGGCAAGGTCTCGCCGAAGGACGACATCGACACGATCAACACCGAGCTGATGCTGGCCGACCTCCAGACCGTCGAGAAGGCGCTGCCCCGGCTGGAGAAGGAAGCCAAGGTCAAGAAGGAGCGCGCGGGCATCTTCGCCGCCGCCAAGGCCGCCCGCGAGGTGCTCGACAGCGGCACGACCCTGTTCGCCGGGGCCGCGAAGGCCGGCATCGACCTGGCCGAGCTGCGCGAGCTGCACCTGATGACCGCCAAGCCGTTCCTGTACGTCTTCAACGTCGACGAGGCCGAGCTCGGCAACGAGGACTTCCTGAACGAGCTGCGCGCCCTGGTCGCCCCGGCCGAGGCCGTCTTCATGGACGCCAAGATCGAGTCCGAGCTGATCGACCTGTCGCCGGAGGACGCCGCCGAGATGCTGGCGTCGATCGGGCAGTCCGAGCCGGGCCTCAACCAGCTCATCCGGGTCGGGTTCGGCACGCTGGGGCTCCAGACCTACCTCACCGCGGGGCCGAAGGAGGCACGCGCCTGGACCGTCCCGGTCGGGGCGACGGCGCCCGAGGCGGCCGGGGTCATCCACTCCGACTTCCAGCGCGGCTTCATCAAGGCCGAGATCGTCGCGTACGACGACCTGATGGCCGCCGGGTCCATGTCGGCCGCGAAGGCGGCGGGCAAGGTCCGCATCGAGGGCAAGGAATACATCATGGCCGACGGCGACGTGGTGGAGTTCCGCTTCAACGTCTGA
- a CDS encoding AlkA N-terminal domain-containing protein — protein MDSEDGRYRAVKSRDGRFDGRFWIGVTSTGIYCRPSCPARTPKAENVRYFVSAAAAARSGYRACRRCAPDAVPGSPQWDSRADVTARAVRLIGDGVVDRGGVPALAQRLGYTERHLNRLLTDELGAGPLALARTQRAQTAKTLITNTGLSLSEIAFAAGFGSIRQFNDTIREVYGCAPSELRRGTPRADGTMALRLSYRPPLHAASLLAYLGARAVTGVESYDGEAYTRTLTLPHGTATVTLRPGDGCVHAELSLADVRDLTPAVARCRRLLDLDADPVAVDTVLGADPALAPLVTAFPGVRLPRSVDGFEVAVRAVVGQQISVAGARTVLGKLCRDGVFPDPDRLLALPDEAFAMPTARRATLRRLAEAVRDGLLLDGGSDRAATRAALLALPGVGEWTADYIALRALGDPDVLLPTDLGTRRGAKALGLPDDPAALLRHAERWRPWRSYAQLRLWSQA, from the coding sequence GTGGACAGTGAAGACGGGCGGTACCGGGCTGTGAAGAGCCGGGACGGGCGGTTTGACGGGAGGTTCTGGATCGGGGTCACCTCGACCGGGATCTACTGCCGGCCGTCGTGTCCCGCGCGGACGCCCAAGGCGGAGAACGTGCGGTATTTCGTCAGCGCCGCCGCTGCGGCGCGCAGCGGATACCGGGCGTGCCGGCGGTGCGCGCCGGACGCGGTGCCGGGGTCGCCGCAGTGGGACAGCCGGGCCGACGTCACCGCGCGGGCGGTGCGGCTGATCGGCGACGGCGTCGTGGACCGGGGCGGGGTGCCGGCGCTGGCGCAGCGGCTCGGGTACACCGAGCGGCACCTGAACCGGCTGCTCACCGACGAGCTCGGGGCCGGGCCGCTGGCCCTGGCGCGGACGCAGCGGGCGCAGACGGCCAAGACGCTGATCACCAACACGGGGCTGAGCCTGTCGGAGATCGCGTTCGCGGCCGGGTTCGGCAGCATCCGCCAGTTCAACGACACCATCCGCGAGGTGTACGGCTGCGCCCCGTCCGAGCTGCGTCGGGGCACCCCGCGCGCCGACGGCACCATGGCGCTGCGGCTGAGCTACCGGCCGCCCCTGCACGCGGCCTCGCTGCTGGCCTACCTCGGCGCGCGGGCGGTCACCGGCGTCGAGTCGTACGACGGCGAGGCCTACACCCGGACGCTGACCCTGCCGCACGGCACCGCGACGGTGACGCTGCGGCCCGGCGACGGCTGCGTGCACGCCGAGCTGAGCCTGGCCGACGTACGCGACCTGACCCCGGCGGTGGCGCGCTGCCGCCGCCTGCTCGACCTGGACGCCGACCCCGTCGCCGTCGACACCGTGCTGGGCGCCGATCCCGCGCTCGCCCCGCTGGTCACGGCCTTTCCGGGGGTACGGCTGCCGCGCAGCGTGGACGGGTTCGAGGTGGCGGTGCGGGCCGTGGTCGGCCAACAGATCAGCGTCGCCGGGGCCCGGACCGTGCTGGGGAAGCTGTGCCGCGACGGCGTCTTCCCCGACCCGGACCGGCTGCTGGCCCTGCCGGACGAGGCGTTCGCCATGCCGACGGCCCGGCGCGCGACGCTGCGGCGGCTCGCCGAGGCGGTACGCGACGGGCTGCTGCTCGACGGCGGCAGCGACCGGGCCGCCACCCGCGCGGCCCTGCTCGCACTTCCCGGCGTCGGCGAGTGGACCGCGGACTACATCGCGCTGCGCGCCCTGGGCGACCCGGACGTGCTGCTGCCCACCGACCTGGGCACGCGCCGGGGCGCCAAGGCGCTCGGGCTGCCCGACGACCCCGCCGCCCTGCTGCGGCACGCCGAGCGCTGGCGGCCCTGGCGCTCGTACGCCCAACTGCGACTCTGGAGCCAAGCATGA
- a CDS encoding methylated-DNA--[protein]-cysteine S-methyltransferase: MITIKTPFGPFSMSGDGTSVTAAAFADDPQPLVAGTPDGPVPQAAVDAVRAYFDGDLAAVDAVPVVWRGTDYLQQCWKVLREVHEPVTYTRLAELTGRPAAVRAAAQGCARNQVGLFVPCHRVLRTDGSLGGFRWGLDVKRGLLAHEAAHRP, encoded by the coding sequence ATGATCACGATCAAGACGCCCTTCGGCCCGTTCTCGATGTCCGGCGACGGCACCTCGGTCACCGCGGCCGCGTTCGCCGACGACCCGCAGCCCCTGGTCGCGGGCACGCCCGACGGGCCGGTGCCGCAGGCGGCGGTGGACGCGGTGCGCGCGTACTTCGACGGCGACCTCGCCGCCGTGGACGCGGTGCCCGTGGTGTGGCGGGGCACCGACTACCTCCAGCAGTGCTGGAAGGTGCTGCGGGAGGTGCACGAGCCGGTGACGTACACGCGGCTGGCGGAGCTGACCGGGCGACCGGCGGCGGTGCGCGCGGCGGCGCAGGGGTGCGCCCGCAACCAGGTCGGGCTGTTCGTGCCGTGCCACCGGGTGCTGCGTACCGACGGCTCGCTGGGCGGGTTCCGCTGGGGCCTGGACGTCAAGCGCGGCCTGCTCGCCCACGAGGCCGCCCACCGCCCCTGA
- a CDS encoding winged helix-turn-helix domain-containing protein → MTTLLTEPTPAVSPTSTTITLPVSALGDDAGQPLTVTLTLKLTGPDAEHAATRLVHALADAEPLRGLPELAAPTVDGELVSPTAPVVIDLVSRSILIRGRAVRFTRREFDLLHFLARHPGAAFTRLQLMRAVWGHEFSGERTVDVHVRRVRAKLGEHGGTLTTVHGFGYRLETPNGIAVHR, encoded by the coding sequence ATGACGACCCTGCTGACCGAGCCCACCCCCGCCGTATCGCCGACGTCTACCACGATCACCCTGCCCGTCTCGGCCCTCGGCGACGACGCCGGCCAGCCGCTGACCGTCACGCTCACCCTCAAGCTGACCGGCCCGGACGCCGAGCACGCCGCGACCCGGCTGGTGCACGCCCTCGCCGACGCCGAGCCGCTGCGCGGCCTGCCGGAGCTGGCCGCGCCGACGGTCGACGGCGAGCTGGTCTCCCCCACCGCGCCGGTCGTCATCGACCTGGTCAGCCGCAGCATCCTGATCCGGGGGCGCGCGGTGCGGTTCACCCGGCGCGAGTTCGACCTGCTGCACTTCCTGGCCCGGCACCCGGGCGCGGCGTTCACGCGGCTCCAGTTGATGCGGGCGGTGTGGGGGCACGAGTTCAGCGGCGAGCGCACCGTGGACGTGCACGTGCGGCGGGTGCGGGCGAAGCTCGGCGAGCACGGCGGCACGCTGACCACGGTGCACGGGTTCGGATACCGGCTGGAGACGCCGAACGGCATCGCCGTGCACCGCTGA